A single window of Parabacteroides pacaensis DNA harbors:
- a CDS encoding rhamnulokinase, whose translation MKAYNFLAFDLGATSGRSVLLTLQDGKFEMREITRFPNAVMELHGKYYWDIFALYKSLKQGLCTCAKENIPIDSIGIDTWGVDFAYIGKGGSILGLPRAYRDPYTHGMEEAYFKKVARKEVYERTGIQIMNFNSLFQLYAAKQEEYEPLENAEEILFMPDALSYMLTGKRICEYTDASTSQILNPVTKQFETRLLEAAGVSPSLLRDVVMPGTYIGELTDAIAQETGIGKVPVIAVTGHDTAAAVVAVPSVDPEFAYLSSGTWSLMGIEVEEPIITDESYEMNFTNEGGIEGTTRFLKNITGMWLLEQCRKEWEKAGRIYSYSQIVEMGESAKPFRCFVNPDDPVFANPSSMLKAIAGYCKTTGQFVPVTDADFVRCIFESLALRYNEVICMLKKLAPFTIKKLHVIGGGSRNKLLNQFTANAIGMPVVAGPSEATAIGNGLVQARSAGIVTSRWEMRQLVVNSIPTETFLPQAQELWREAYTRYDKIVNQQVYK comes from the coding sequence ATGAAGGCATATAACTTTTTAGCATTCGATCTTGGCGCAACCAGCGGACGTTCTGTGTTGCTTACGCTGCAGGATGGCAAATTTGAAATGCGTGAAATAACCCGTTTCCCTAATGCAGTGATGGAACTTCACGGGAAATATTACTGGGATATTTTTGCCCTATATAAATCATTAAAACAAGGATTGTGTACGTGTGCAAAAGAAAACATCCCTATCGATTCCATTGGGATAGATACTTGGGGGGTGGATTTTGCTTATATCGGAAAAGGGGGTTCTATTTTAGGCTTACCCCGTGCTTACCGTGATCCCTATACGCATGGAATGGAGGAAGCCTACTTTAAGAAAGTTGCCCGGAAGGAAGTATACGAGCGGACAGGTATTCAAATAATGAACTTCAACAGCCTTTTTCAATTATACGCTGCCAAGCAAGAAGAATACGAACCGTTGGAAAATGCGGAAGAAATACTTTTTATGCCGGATGCTTTGTCATATATGCTAACAGGCAAACGGATCTGTGAATATACGGATGCTTCTACTTCCCAAATTTTAAATCCGGTAACTAAGCAATTTGAAACTCGTTTGTTGGAAGCTGCCGGTGTTTCCCCATCTTTATTACGGGATGTAGTAATGCCGGGAACTTATATCGGCGAACTGACGGATGCAATTGCCCAAGAAACAGGAATAGGCAAAGTTCCGGTGATTGCCGTAACGGGGCACGATACGGCTGCTGCCGTTGTAGCAGTGCCTTCCGTAGATCCGGAGTTTGCTTATCTAAGTTCCGGAACCTGGTCGTTGATGGGTATTGAAGTAGAAGAACCCATTATTACCGACGAATCATACGAAATGAATTTTACCAATGAAGGGGGGATTGAAGGAACTACCCGCTTCCTGAAGAATATTACAGGCATGTGGTTACTGGAACAGTGCCGCAAAGAATGGGAAAAAGCCGGGCGGATATATTCTTATTCCCAAATAGTAGAAATGGGAGAAAGTGCAAAGCCTTTCCGTTGTTTTGTTAACCCGGACGATCCTGTTTTTGCCAACCCTTCTTCGATGCTAAAAGCCATTGCCGGATATTGTAAAACGACGGGACAATTTGTTCCTGTTACTGATGCGGATTTCGTTCGTTGCATTTTTGAAAGTCTGGCACTGAGGTATAATGAAGTAATCTGTATGTTAAAGAAACTGGCCCCTTTTACTATAAAAAAATTGCATGTAATAGGAGGAGGGTCGAGAAATAAACTGCTAAACCAGTTTACCGCTAATGCCATAGGAATGCCTGTTGTTGCAGGCCCTTCCGAAGCAACTGCTATAGGAAACGGCTTGGTACAAGCCCGGTCGGCCGGTATCGTTACTTCCCGTTGGGAAATGCGCCAATTGGTTGTAAATTCCATCCCCACGGAAACTTTCCTGCCGCAGGCACAAGAATTGTGGCGGGAAGCTTATACGCGTTATGATAAAATTGTAAATCAACAGGTATATAAGTAA
- a CDS encoding family 78 glycoside hydrolase catalytic domain produces the protein MLSIRKNKPQVMRSRYFFVFFYLLFATTLQAQIDFSVCNLTCEQEESPLGIDNLHPRFSWQVHAMSRNFVQAAYQVIVANTPEALLPEDGKKKLWDSGKVNSSESVLVPYGGKPLKSNTTYYWQVRIWDKNGQVSSWSTVQPFRMGLLTVSDWKNAEWIALEPDETGELVTTGIHGPLVQNKLGDTKIGMYQLPLFRKEFRLKKPLRCATAYISGLGQFEMFLNGKKVGTNFLDPGWTKYDKCALYVSFDVKEQLQNGANVIGVMLGNGFYNIPRERYYKMLASYGAPKMIMKLFLEYEDGSTQVITSDKTWKATGGPITYSSIYGGEDYDAGKEPEGWMQPGFKDKKWKDVLVVNNRIPLLSQRSTPLEIRQKLPAVQIFQNEKGDWIYDLGQNFSGVVKLTVKATGNQTVKLYPAELLNPDKSVNQSASGAPYYFSYTTKGKETESWQPQFTYYGFQYVQIEGAVPQGKENPSKLPEIIELTGLHTCNSAAEAGHFTCSNPLYNKIYDLIDWAIRSNMASVFTDCPHREKLGWLEESHLMQYSIQYRYQVARLYEKVMNDIRSTQAGNGMVPTIAPELVEFEGGFKDTPEWGSAFIIIPWYVYLWYGNKDLFSEYYPDMQRYINYLSSRADNHIVAYGLGDWFDIGPNSPGEAQLTSNGVTATAIYYYDVCIMEKVSRLLGYEQDAVKYKKLADEIKKAFNEKFFDKTTLKYDRNSQAANAVALYMDLVEPQYKEQVLLNLKEDIRGRNNALTAGDVGYRYVLRALEENNASDIIYDMNSKYDVPGYGWQLAHGATALTESWQAYGFVSNNHCMLGHLMEWLFSGVGGIRQAQESVAFKNIVIKPEPVGDITSARTSYASPYGLIRCEWKTTSSEFDLYVEIPANTQATVHIPCPDLKEITERGLPLWQRHEFEVLRQTKDEVVLKLGSGNYTFKAKGMKRFD, from the coding sequence ATGTTATCCATTCGGAAAAATAAACCACAAGTAATGAGGAGCCGTTATTTCTTTGTGTTCTTCTACCTTTTGTTCGCTACAACGTTACAAGCTCAAATAGATTTTTCTGTCTGTAATTTGACATGTGAACAAGAAGAAAGTCCTTTAGGAATAGATAACCTTCACCCTCGTTTTAGCTGGCAGGTGCATGCCATGAGCCGTAATTTTGTGCAGGCTGCTTACCAGGTGATAGTAGCGAATACTCCGGAAGCTCTTTTGCCGGAGGATGGAAAGAAAAAATTGTGGGATAGTGGAAAAGTGAACTCGTCCGAATCGGTTTTAGTACCTTATGGGGGAAAACCTTTAAAATCGAATACTACTTATTATTGGCAAGTCCGGATTTGGGATAAAAACGGACAGGTTTCTTCCTGGAGTACCGTACAACCGTTCAGGATGGGACTTTTAACCGTGTCTGATTGGAAAAATGCAGAGTGGATTGCTTTGGAGCCCGACGAAACAGGGGAACTTGTTACTACCGGCATCCATGGCCCGTTGGTTCAAAATAAATTGGGAGATACAAAAATAGGCATGTACCAGCTTCCTTTATTTCGCAAAGAGTTCCGGTTAAAGAAACCTTTGCGATGTGCCACGGCTTATATATCCGGTTTAGGACAGTTTGAGATGTTCCTGAACGGAAAGAAAGTAGGTACTAACTTTCTGGATCCCGGTTGGACGAAGTATGATAAATGTGCCCTGTATGTTTCTTTCGATGTAAAAGAGCAGTTGCAGAATGGTGCGAATGTCATAGGTGTAATGTTAGGCAATGGTTTTTATAATATTCCCCGCGAGCGGTATTATAAGATGCTTGCTTCTTATGGGGCTCCTAAAATGATTATGAAGCTTTTCCTGGAATATGAAGACGGTTCTACTCAAGTGATAACATCTGATAAAACGTGGAAAGCCACAGGAGGACCTATTACTTATTCCAGTATTTACGGTGGGGAAGATTATGATGCCGGCAAAGAACCGGAGGGTTGGATGCAACCCGGTTTCAAAGATAAGAAATGGAAAGACGTATTAGTGGTTAATAACCGGATTCCTCTTCTTTCCCAACGTTCTACTCCACTGGAAATACGTCAAAAATTACCTGCCGTACAGATTTTCCAAAATGAGAAAGGGGATTGGATATACGATTTGGGACAGAATTTCTCCGGCGTTGTAAAACTTACCGTAAAAGCTACCGGAAACCAAACTGTTAAACTTTATCCTGCCGAACTCCTTAATCCTGATAAATCGGTTAATCAAAGTGCTTCCGGCGCTCCTTATTATTTTTCGTATACTACGAAGGGAAAAGAAACGGAAAGTTGGCAACCTCAATTTACTTACTATGGTTTCCAGTATGTACAAATAGAAGGAGCTGTTCCGCAAGGAAAAGAGAATCCTTCAAAACTACCTGAAATAATAGAGCTGACAGGGTTGCATACTTGTAATTCTGCTGCAGAGGCAGGGCATTTTACTTGCTCCAATCCATTGTATAATAAAATATATGATCTTATTGATTGGGCAATCCGTAGTAATATGGCAAGTGTTTTTACCGATTGTCCGCACCGGGAAAAACTAGGTTGGCTGGAAGAATCTCACCTGATGCAATACTCTATTCAATACCGCTATCAGGTAGCACGCCTGTATGAAAAGGTAATGAACGATATCCGTTCCACCCAGGCCGGTAATGGAATGGTTCCTACTATTGCCCCGGAACTGGTAGAGTTTGAAGGTGGTTTTAAAGACACACCGGAATGGGGGAGTGCGTTTATCATTATTCCCTGGTATGTATATCTATGGTATGGTAATAAAGATTTGTTTTCGGAATATTATCCGGATATGCAACGGTATATAAATTATTTGTCGTCCCGGGCCGATAACCATATCGTGGCGTATGGTCTGGGAGACTGGTTCGACATAGGCCCTAACAGTCCGGGGGAAGCTCAACTTACTTCCAATGGAGTTACGGCTACAGCTATCTATTATTATGATGTGTGTATTATGGAAAAAGTCTCCCGGTTATTAGGGTATGAACAAGATGCCGTGAAGTATAAAAAGCTTGCCGATGAAATAAAGAAAGCTTTTAATGAGAAGTTTTTTGACAAAACTACTTTAAAGTACGACCGTAATAGCCAGGCAGCTAATGCTGTTGCTTTATATATGGATTTAGTGGAGCCTCAATATAAGGAGCAAGTGTTGCTGAACTTAAAAGAAGATATCCGTGGACGGAATAATGCCCTTACCGCCGGTGATGTAGGCTATCGTTACGTACTGCGGGCTTTGGAAGAAAACAATGCTTCGGATATTATTTACGACATGAATAGTAAATACGATGTGCCGGGATATGGCTGGCAATTGGCACATGGGGCAACGGCCCTTACCGAATCGTGGCAAGCTTACGGTTTTGTCTCCAACAATCATTGCATGTTGGGGCATTTGATGGAATGGTTGTTTAGCGGGGTAGGGGGAATAAGGCAGGCGCAGGAATCTGTCGCATTTAAAAACATCGTAATTAAGCCGGAACCGGTAGGAGATATTACCTCGGCCCGGACATCTTATGCGTCGCCTTACGGATTGATCCGGTGCGAGTGGAAAACTACTTCTTCGGAGTTTGATTTATATGTGGAAATTCCAGCCAATACGCAAGCTACCGTACATATTCCGTGTCCCGACCTGAAAGAAATTACGGAAAGAGGTCTTCCCCTATGGCAACGCCATGAGTTTGAAGTTTTACGACAGACAAAAGATGAAGTCGTGCTGAAGCTGGGTTCCGGAAACTATACGTTTAAGGCAAAAGGTATGAAAAGGTTTGACTGA
- a CDS encoding GlsB/YeaQ/YmgE family stress response membrane protein, with translation MGIIWYILIGIVAGFIAGKIMRGGGFGIIVNLIVGIIGGVLGGWIFGFLGFHTTSILGSLLTSVIGAVVFLWILSLFQRPKVDHP, from the coding sequence ATGGGTATAATTTGGTATATTCTTATTGGAATTGTTGCCGGTTTTATAGCCGGTAAGATCATGAGAGGGGGAGGATTTGGAATAATTGTCAACCTGATTGTCGGTATTATCGGGGGCGTATTAGGTGGCTGGATATTTGGATTCCTAGGTTTCCATACAACCAGTATTCTGGGAAGTTTATTAACGTCTGTGATCGGCGCTGTAGTATTTTTGTGGATATTGTCTTTATTCCAACGGCCTAAAGTGGACCATCCGTAA
- a CDS encoding TonB-dependent receptor: protein MNKTLYSIFCLFCCIIIIKGDDAVKLNPTDANVIGHVIDKKTREHLGFIHIFLKGTTIGTSTDVSGHYYLKNLPEGQFTIVMKAIGYKSVEKDVRLQKGHTLEINFEADEDQVALDAVVVSANRNETTRRLAPSLVNVLDSKLFETTNAVCLAEGLNFQPGVRVENNCQNCGFQQVRINGLEGPYTQILVDSRPIFSALTGVYGLEQIPANMIERVEVMRGGGSALFGSSAIAGTINIITKEPLHNSAQIAHSLTMVGGSAADNNTTLNASLVSDDHKAGIYLFGQVRYRSGYDHDGDGFTELGNLNAKTLGFRSYLKTGHYSKLTFEYHNINEFRRGGNLLDLPPHQTDITEQTDHTINGGGVKFDLFSPDYSHRLNIYASTQHTKRKSYYGADHDENAYGTTTDLTFVGGTQYSYNFGNCLFMPAEFTGGLEYNYDDLEDRMLGYNREISQTVHIGSAFLQNEWKNDRWSFLIGGRFDKHNMINHVIFSPRANIRYNPTKDINLRLSYSSGFRAPQAFDEDLHITAVGGNVALIRIAPNLKEEKSQSLSASVDFYRRFGNVQANFLVEGFYTDLSDVFVLEKIGKDEEENIIMERRNGKGAKVMGINLEGRMAYEWLQFQAGVTLQRSRYKEAEDWSSTVTPQKRMFRSPDTYGYFTSTFTPLKRFSVSLSGTYTGSMLVQHIAGFVPADCEVNTPEFFDMNVKLAYDIPLFKAFTLQVNGGIQNIFDSYQDDFDKGPQRDAGYMYGPGIPRSYFVGCKITM, encoded by the coding sequence ATGAATAAAACACTATATTCTATCTTTTGTCTGTTTTGCTGTATAATTATTATTAAAGGAGATGATGCTGTAAAGTTAAATCCTACGGATGCGAATGTGATAGGACATGTAATCGATAAAAAAACGAGAGAGCATCTGGGTTTCATCCATATCTTTTTAAAAGGAACTACCATTGGTACGAGCACGGATGTTTCCGGGCATTATTATCTTAAGAATTTGCCGGAAGGGCAGTTTACTATTGTCATGAAGGCGATCGGTTATAAATCTGTGGAAAAGGATGTCCGGTTACAGAAAGGTCATACGTTAGAAATAAATTTTGAGGCCGATGAAGACCAGGTTGCGTTGGATGCCGTGGTGGTATCGGCTAACCGGAATGAAACTACCCGCCGGCTGGCTCCTTCTTTGGTGAATGTATTGGATAGCAAATTATTCGAAACTACGAATGCGGTTTGTTTGGCAGAAGGTTTGAATTTTCAGCCCGGAGTACGTGTAGAGAATAATTGTCAAAATTGTGGTTTCCAGCAAGTTCGTATAAATGGTTTGGAAGGTCCTTATACCCAGATATTGGTAGATAGCCGTCCTATTTTCAGTGCCTTGACGGGGGTATATGGTTTGGAGCAAATTCCTGCGAATATGATTGAACGGGTAGAAGTTATGCGAGGGGGCGGTTCCGCTTTATTCGGGTCGTCTGCTATTGCCGGGACTATTAATATTATTACGAAAGAGCCTTTGCATAATTCTGCGCAGATAGCTCATTCTCTCACGATGGTAGGGGGGAGTGCGGCTGATAATAATACTACTTTGAATGCTTCGTTGGTTAGCGACGATCATAAGGCGGGTATTTATCTTTTCGGACAGGTGCGGTATCGTTCCGGGTATGATCACGATGGAGATGGTTTTACCGAGTTGGGTAATTTGAATGCTAAAACGCTGGGATTCCGTTCTTATTTAAAGACGGGCCATTATTCCAAGCTTACTTTTGAGTATCATAACATCAATGAGTTCCGCCGTGGGGGTAATTTATTGGATTTGCCTCCTCATCAAACCGATATTACCGAACAAACCGACCATACGATTAATGGGGGTGGTGTAAAGTTCGATTTGTTTTCTCCCGATTATAGCCATCGTCTTAATATATATGCTTCTACTCAGCATACGAAGCGTAAGAGTTATTATGGGGCCGATCACGATGAAAATGCTTACGGGACTACTACTGACCTTACTTTTGTAGGGGGTACTCAATATTCTTATAATTTCGGGAATTGTCTTTTCATGCCTGCGGAGTTTACGGGGGGATTGGAGTATAATTATGATGATTTGGAGGATCGTATGTTGGGTTATAACCGGGAAATTTCCCAGACAGTTCATATAGGGAGTGCTTTTTTACAGAACGAGTGGAAGAATGATCGTTGGAGTTTCCTTATCGGGGGGAGGTTTGATAAGCATAATATGATTAATCATGTGATTTTCAGTCCCCGGGCCAATATAAGGTATAATCCTACGAAGGACATCAATTTGCGTTTGAGTTATTCTAGCGGTTTCCGTGCTCCCCAGGCGTTTGACGAAGATTTGCACATTACGGCGGTAGGAGGTAATGTTGCTCTTATCCGGATTGCGCCGAATTTGAAGGAGGAAAAGTCTCAAAGTTTAAGTGCTTCGGTTGATTTTTACCGTCGTTTCGGCAATGTCCAGGCTAATTTCCTGGTAGAGGGCTTTTATACGGACTTAAGTGATGTGTTTGTGTTAGAGAAAATCGGGAAAGATGAAGAGGAGAATATCATCATGGAGCGTCGGAACGGGAAAGGGGCGAAAGTGATGGGGATAAACCTGGAGGGAAGGATGGCGTATGAATGGTTGCAGTTTCAGGCTGGTGTTACTTTACAGCGTAGTCGTTACAAGGAGGCGGAAGATTGGAGTTCTACGGTTACGCCGCAAAAAAGGATGTTCCGTTCACCGGATACATATGGTTATTTTACTTCTACGTTCACTCCGTTAAAACGTTTTTCAGTCTCTCTTTCCGGCACTTATACCGGAAGTATGTTAGTACAACATATTGCGGGATTTGTTCCGGCAGATTGTGAAGTGAATACCCCAGAGTTTTTCGATATGAATGTGAAGTTGGCGTATGATATTCCGTTGTTTAAAGCTTTTACCTTGCAGGTAAATGGAGGGATACAAAATATATTTGATTCTTATCAGGATGATTTTGATAAAGGTCCGCAACGGGATGCCGGTTACATGTATGGGCCCGGTATACCGAGAAGTTATTTTGTGGGGTGTAAAATAACGATGTAA
- a CDS encoding glycosyl hydrolase, producing the protein MKTIISSKKVIYGCLGIIAMISLSCNGNLPRHKVNDSFSVIETQFADPPADYRTAPFMVWNSKVTKADIDRMLQDFKAAGCGATFVHPRPGLISEYMSDEWFELFNYCVEKGKELGMHVWIYDENSYPSGFAGGHVPEQMPESYNQGQGLALEKVELLPEKLEPYYLCLKKEKNGDFTDITASAAGHKKQKGEYYLYRKTYFGKSDWYGGFSYVDLLVPGVTEKFIDITMKGYQENIKDEFNKTVKGIFSDEPNIGSPGGIRWTPDLFEVFREKWGYDLKTTLPSLNEEVGDWKRIRHNYMETLVQLFIDRWSKPYHDYCQENDLKWTGHYWEHSWPDMYNGGDNMAMYAWHQVPAIDMLFNQFDETSPQAQFGNVRAVKELRSVANQKGYERTLSETYGGGGWEVTFKDLKRLGDWEYVLGVNFMNQHLAHMTLAGARKYDYPPVFTYHSPWWPHYKVLNDYYGRLSLVLSKGVQQNPILIIEPTSTLWSYYSYTGSNGKLMELGKAFQSFVTTLEKQQVEYDLGSENIIKDLGSVQKNVLKVGEGNYQTVILPPGTENLNAPTFALLKEFVDRGGRLLVFSEPTMIDGKENEEVKAFFSSAASTIIKVQAPDASVIKEYLSPTPFHITFEGGDLYHQRRNYKDGELLFLVNSSMTEAVTGQISMPGKALLEMNAFTGRIDAYPSESEKGIVTASFRLEPAGSLLLFSSFKEKKGYKLSSKPVSGKLLTAMDETTVQRVRDNALTIDFCDLYIGNEVHKDLHFSAAADMAFRHFGFVNGNPWNTSVQYKRNILDRDTFKTGKIKAVYHLNIADKFDYSTMKLVTERPSLWKVSVNGQPVTANHGQWWLDISFGVYNIGDYIKAGENVIETLVEPMSIYAEIEPVYITGNFSVLPAEKGWAVYPPEKQFVLGSWKQQGQPFYSWEMEYGKHYEIADTDKPCKVKLNKWTGTVAEVLVNGVSAGIIAFDPYELDITSYLKEGKNQIEVRVTGSLKNLLGPHHRNPAPGLASPWHWKGVSQYVSGRDYQMLDYGLMDDFEVYQ; encoded by the coding sequence ATGAAAACAATAATTTCTAGTAAAAAGGTTATATACGGTTGTCTGGGTATAATTGCAATGATCAGCCTTTCATGTAACGGTAACTTGCCTCGCCACAAAGTGAATGATAGTTTTTCTGTGATAGAAACCCAATTTGCCGATCCTCCTGCCGATTATCGTACGGCTCCTTTCATGGTATGGAACTCGAAAGTAACCAAAGCTGACATAGACCGCATGCTGCAAGATTTTAAAGCTGCCGGTTGCGGGGCTACTTTTGTACATCCCCGGCCCGGTTTAATAAGTGAATATATGTCGGATGAGTGGTTCGAGTTATTTAATTATTGTGTAGAGAAAGGGAAAGAATTAGGCATGCATGTATGGATATATGATGAAAATTCTTATCCTAGCGGATTTGCCGGAGGGCATGTGCCGGAGCAAATGCCGGAATCGTATAATCAGGGACAAGGGTTGGCATTGGAAAAAGTTGAATTGTTACCGGAAAAGCTTGAGCCTTATTATCTATGCTTGAAAAAAGAAAAAAACGGTGATTTTACAGATATAACGGCTTCTGCTGCCGGTCATAAGAAGCAGAAGGGAGAATATTACCTTTATAGGAAAACTTATTTCGGTAAATCCGATTGGTATGGAGGCTTTTCTTATGTGGACTTACTGGTTCCCGGTGTAACGGAAAAGTTTATAGATATTACCATGAAAGGATACCAGGAAAATATCAAAGACGAATTTAATAAAACGGTAAAAGGAATATTTTCAGATGAACCTAACATCGGAAGTCCGGGGGGGATTCGTTGGACGCCGGATTTATTCGAGGTATTCCGGGAAAAATGGGGGTATGACTTAAAAACAACTCTTCCTTCATTGAATGAAGAGGTGGGCGATTGGAAGAGAATACGTCACAATTACATGGAAACTTTGGTACAATTGTTTATAGACCGTTGGTCGAAACCTTACCATGATTATTGCCAGGAAAATGATTTGAAATGGACGGGTCATTATTGGGAACACAGCTGGCCGGATATGTATAACGGCGGGGATAATATGGCGATGTATGCTTGGCATCAAGTGCCGGCCATCGATATGTTGTTTAACCAGTTTGACGAAACTTCTCCGCAAGCGCAATTCGGAAATGTCCGCGCCGTAAAAGAATTACGTAGCGTAGCGAACCAAAAGGGATACGAACGTACCTTAAGTGAAACCTACGGAGGCGGAGGTTGGGAAGTTACTTTTAAAGATCTTAAACGTTTAGGCGATTGGGAATATGTATTGGGTGTAAATTTTATGAATCAGCATTTGGCTCATATGACATTGGCCGGGGCCCGTAAGTATGATTATCCTCCGGTCTTTACTTATCATTCTCCCTGGTGGCCACATTATAAAGTCTTAAACGATTATTACGGACGTCTTTCCCTGGTATTGAGCAAGGGTGTACAGCAGAATCCTATTTTGATAATAGAGCCTACCTCTACCCTTTGGTCTTATTATTCTTACACGGGTAGCAATGGAAAATTAATGGAATTGGGTAAAGCATTTCAAAGCTTTGTAACCACTTTGGAGAAGCAGCAGGTGGAGTATGACTTGGGTTCGGAAAATATTATAAAAGATTTGGGAAGTGTACAAAAAAATGTTCTGAAAGTAGGAGAGGGTAATTATCAAACCGTGATTCTGCCTCCTGGCACTGAGAATCTGAATGCTCCTACTTTTGCATTGCTGAAAGAATTTGTTGACCGGGGAGGTCGTTTACTGGTTTTTTCCGAGCCTACTATGATAGATGGAAAAGAAAATGAAGAAGTGAAAGCTTTCTTTTCCAGTGCTGCCTCTACTATTATAAAAGTGCAAGCACCGGATGCTTCCGTAATAAAAGAATATTTGTCTCCCACTCCTTTTCATATTACTTTTGAGGGAGGTGATTTGTATCATCAACGCCGGAATTACAAGGATGGAGAGTTGCTTTTCTTGGTTAATTCGTCTATGACGGAAGCTGTAACAGGCCAGATCTCCATGCCAGGAAAGGCTTTGCTGGAAATGAATGCTTTTACAGGCCGGATAGATGCTTATCCTTCGGAAAGTGAAAAAGGGATAGTTACAGCTTCTTTCCGTCTGGAGCCCGCCGGAAGTTTATTATTGTTTAGTTCTTTTAAAGAGAAGAAAGGTTATAAACTTTCTTCCAAACCGGTAAGCGGGAAGCTTCTTACTGCTATGGACGAAACGACGGTACAAAGAGTACGGGATAATGCTTTAACTATTGATTTTTGTGATCTTTATATCGGGAACGAGGTACATAAGGATCTCCATTTTTCTGCTGCTGCCGATATGGCTTTCAGGCATTTTGGCTTTGTAAACGGAAATCCGTGGAATACTTCTGTGCAATATAAACGGAATATTCTGGACAGGGATACGTTTAAAACGGGCAAAATTAAAGCTGTTTATCATCTGAACATTGCAGATAAGTTTGATTATTCTACGATGAAACTGGTAACGGAACGTCCTTCGTTATGGAAAGTGTCGGTAAACGGACAGCCTGTTACTGCAAATCACGGACAGTGGTGGCTCGATATATCGTTTGGTGTTTATAATATAGGGGATTACATCAAGGCTGGGGAGAATGTGATAGAAACCTTGGTGGAACCTATGAGCATCTATGCGGAAATAGAACCTGTCTATATTACCGGTAATTTCTCTGTGTTACCTGCGGAAAAAGGTTGGGCTGTTTATCCTCCTGAAAAACAATTTGTCCTAGGAAGCTGGAAACAGCAGGGGCAGCCTTTCTATTCGTGGGAAATGGAATACGGTAAGCATTATGAAATAGCTGATACTGATAAGCCTTGTAAAGTGAAATTGAACAAATGGACGGGAACGGTAGCGGAAGTACTGGTAAACGGCGTTTCAGCCGGTATAATAGCTTTTGATCCGTATGAGTTGGATATTACCTCTTATCTGAAGGAAGGCAAGAATCAAATTGAAGTCCGTGTAACGGGCAGTTTAAAGAATTTATTAGGTCCTCATCACAGGAATCCTGCGCCGGGATTGGCATCTCCCTGGCATTGGAAAGGGGTAAGTCAATATGTTTCCGGACGCGATTACCAAATGCTGGATTATGGGTTAATGGACGATTTTGAGGTGTACCAATAA
- a CDS encoding TIGR02757 family protein: MNQKEIKEILDELVEHYNTPEFITRDPIQFPRQFTGLQDIEISAVLTSILAWGKRSMVLRNADRLHTQMNYQPYYFIMNKEWQRFHDSRKNIHRTIFEEEIWKVCNGLYTFYSENNSLESLFTKDILEGIDQLSRLFNCRHLVSPQSKSPCKRTNMMLRWLVRNDGIVDMGVWKKISPSRLIIPLDVHVSRISRLIWPTLPKGDKLKTALLITHYLAELCPEDPCKYDFALFGFGEEVGKTF; this comes from the coding sequence ATGAACCAAAAAGAAATAAAAGAAATATTAGACGAGCTTGTAGAACATTACAATACCCCTGAATTTATAACGAGAGATCCGATCCAATTCCCTCGCCAATTTACCGGTCTGCAAGATATCGAAATATCCGCAGTCCTCACCTCTATTTTAGCGTGGGGAAAACGAAGCATGGTTTTACGAAATGCCGACCGCCTTCATACTCAAATGAATTATCAACCTTATTATTTTATTATGAATAAAGAGTGGCAAAGATTCCATGATTCCCGCAAAAACATACACCGGACCATTTTTGAAGAAGAAATATGGAAAGTATGTAACGGACTGTATACTTTCTATTCTGAAAATAATTCTTTGGAATCACTATTTACAAAAGACATATTAGAAGGAATAGACCAACTATCGCGTTTATTCAATTGTCGTCATTTAGTTTCGCCTCAATCAAAAAGCCCCTGTAAACGAACGAATATGATGTTACGCTGGCTGGTAAGGAATGACGGAATCGTAGATATGGGAGTATGGAAAAAAATTTCTCCCAGCCGACTAATCATTCCATTGGACGTCCACGTATCCCGAATATCACGCCTGATTTGGCCTACTTTACCTAAAGGCGACAAATTAAAAACAGCCCTGCTCATTACTCATTATCTAGCGGAATTATGCCCTGAAGACCCTTGCAAATATGATTTTGCTTTATTTGGGTTCGGAGAAGAAGTGGGAAAAACATTTTAG